In the genome of Longimicrobium terrae, the window TGCTGTCATCCTGGTGGCGAGGAGAATCGACCGATGACGTGGGAAGCGCGAGCGATGACCATCGGCAAACGAGCGAGCGCCGGCCCGGATTCCGGGACGGCGCTCGTCGTCATCCATCGATCGCGGATCAGCGCGGCGTCTGGTCCACGTCGTCGGGGCCCAGGACTTCGGCGCGCTCGTGGTGCAGCGTTTCCTCGATCACCTGCTCCTCCATCACCTGGCGCTTGCGGATCACCAGCTCCTCGCGGGCGACCAGGCGCTTGGTGACCACCAGTTCCTCTTCCACGATGGGGACGTAGAGCGTGTCGCCCTCGGTGCGCGGCTCCAGCCCGACGCCGGCGGGAACCGGGCGGCGCTCCACCGTCACGTCCTCGCGCATGACGGAGATGGACTCGCGCACCTGCTCGGCTTCCACGTGCTTGCGGATGCGCACCTCGCCCGCTTCCACGATGCGCTTGCCCACCTGCAGCTGCTCTTCGCTGACGACGATGCGCGCCTCGCCGTCCACGACGCGTTCCGCCGCGGCCGGAGCGCCGATGGCCGCGTCCGCCGAGTGCAGTTCGGGAACAGGGCCGGCGGTGGGCTCCGCGGGAAGGCGCGCGGCCGCCTCCCCGGTGACGCCGTCCAGGTGCACGCGGCTCACCACCGGGTCCAGCCGTACGGCGGACGACGGCACGTACACCGTCTTTCCCCCGGGCCGGCGGGCGACGGAGGCATCCAGCGCGATGGCCAGAAAATCCGGCCCCGCGGCTCCCGGACCGGCCACCATGTCGGCCACCGTCCCCAGCATGGTGCCGTCGCCGGCAATCACCAGCCAGCCGCGGACATCCTCGGTGCCGCCGCCGTTTGCATGCTCGTTCGCCATCGAATTTCCGTCCCCCGGTGTGTGCATCCGTGGCCGCTCACTTGCGCGGCGCGGGCCGGGTCCTTCGCAATCGCCATTCCCTTCTCCGGGACGGCGTTGACACCGCACCCGCGCGCGGGCATTCTCGTCCGCGCGCGGCGGAGGGCGCCGCACACACAGGCAATGCGGGATCGCTTCTGATGGATGATGAAGACGCGCCGCTCCGGCTGGGGCACATTACGTACAGCAACTGCTTTCCCGTGCATGCGGGATTGATCGACCGGGGGCCGCCCGCCGGCGTGCGGATCACCGAAGGCGTGCCCTCGTACCTGAACGGCCTGCTGGACCGCGGCGAGATCGACGTGGCGCCGTGCTCCAGCATCGAGTTTGCGCGGCACGCGGGGGACTACCGCGTGCTGCCGGACTTCGTGATCGGCTCGCGCGGACCGGTGCGCAGCATCCAGTTTCTGACACGACGGCCGCCGGAGCAGCTGGACGGGTGCACCGTGGCCATGCCCACCGCCTCCGCGACCTCGGTGGTGCTTCTCAAGGTGCTGCTGCGGGTGCGGTGGGGCGTGCAGCCGGAGTTCGTGTGGTTCGACCAGGCGACGGAGGACCCGTTCGCGGCCGGAGCGGAGGGCGCGCTGTTCATTGGCGACGTGGCGTTGCGGGCCGATCTGTTTCCCGATGTGCCGACGCGCTTTGACCTGGGCGCGGAGTGGATGGCGCACACCGGGCTGCCGTTCGCCTTTGCGGTGTGGCAGGCGGGCGGCGGCACGGACGCGCAGCTTCGCGATCTGCACGCGGCGCTGCTGGAGTCGCGGGCGTACGGGCTGGCGAACCGGGCGGAACTGGCGCGGCGCTACGCGGAGCACTTCGGGTTCAGCGCGGAGTTCCTGGACCGCTACTGGGCCGACCTCTCGTACGAGTTGGACGAGCCGATGCTGCGGGGGCTGAACCACTTCTACGAACTCGCGGCGCAGATCGGCGAGATCCCGTCGCAGCCCGAGATCCGCTTCGTGGACGTGGCGGGGTGAACTGCCGTTTCACACGGAGGTCACGGAGGATACACGGAGGGCACGGAGGAAAAGCGAAAGAACCTCACACAGAGCCGCAGAGGCGCAGAGAAAAGACCAACAGAAAGAAGAACGAAAGAGAGTTGATCGTTCGCTCTGCTGTTCCTCTGCGGCTCTGCGTCTCTGTGTGAGGCTTTTTTGTTGATCTGTTCCTCCGTGACCTCCGTGCCTCCTCCGTGTCCTCCGTGTGAAACGGCAGTTCCTTCCAAGAGCTCCGCGTGAAACGGCAGTTCCCTCATCCAACGGATCAGGGCAAGGGAATGTCTTGCCTTCAACGGCTCCGCGCGTCTGCTTGACACGCCCGGAGCCGTCCTCGATTGTACCCGCATGCCGACTTCAGCCAACCTACCAGGAGTGGGGATTTGATCCCGTCCACAATCAGGCGCGGCGCGTCCGCGGCCGTGGTGGCGCTTGCACTGGCCGGCGCCGCACGCGCCGCCGCGCAGCAGACGCTCACCACCCCCGAGCAGCAGTTCGGCCACCAGATCGGCGCCGACTACGTGCTCCCCAACTACCAGCAGCTGGTGGAGTACTGGCGCAAGCTCGACGGCCAGAGCGACCGCATGCGCGTGATGAGCATCGGGCGCACGGCGGAGGGGCGCGAGCAGGTGATGGCCATCGTCAGCAGCCCGCAGAACCTGCGCGACGCCGAACGCTACCGCGACATCAGCCGCACCCTGGCCATGGGCCGCGTGGACAGCACGACCGCCGCGCGGCTGGCGGCGGACGGCAAGGCCATCGTGTGGATCGACGGCGGCCTGCACGCCAGCGAAGTGCTGGGCGCGCAGCAGCTGATGGAGACCGTGTGGCAGCTCATCAGCCGCGACGACGCCGAAACGCGCCGCATTCTGGACGACGTGATCATCCTGGCCGTGCACGCCAATCCCGACGGCATGGAGCTGGTGAGCAACTGGTACACGCGCAATCCCAATCCCCAGCAGCGCACGATGGCGGGGATTCCGCGGCTGTACCAGAAGTACATCGGCCACGACAACAACCGTGACTTCTACGCCTCGACGCAGCCCGAGACGGAGAACATGAACCGCGTGATGTACCACGAGTGGCTGCCGCAGATCGTGTACAACCATCACCAGACCGGACCCACGGGAACGGTGATGTTCGCCCCGCCCTTTCGCGACCCGTTCAACTTCAACTACGACCCGCTCATCGTCAGCGGCATCGACATGGTGGGCGCGGCGATGCAGAACCGCTTCCTGGCGGAGGACAAGCCGGGCGTCACGCAGCGCAAGGGAAGCAACTACAGCACGTGGTGGAACGGCGGCCTGCGCACCACGGCCTACTTTCACAACATGATCGGCCTGCTGACGGAAACGATCGGCAATCCCACGCCCATGGACGTGGCCTTCGTCCCCGCGCGGCAGATTCCCAGCGGCGACCTGCCCTCGCCGGTGGCCCCGCAGCAGTGGCACTTCCGCCGCAGCATCGACTACAGCATCACGGCCAACTACGCCGTGCTGGACTACGCGTCGCGCTACCGGCAGACGCTGCTGACCAACATGTGGCGCATGGCGCGCAACTCGGTGCAGCGCGGCCAGCGCGACGAGTGGACCGTCATGCCGCGCCACGTGGATTCGGTGCGCGCCGCCATCGCCGCCGAGCGCGGCGCGGCGCCGGGCGAGGCCAACGCGGTGATGGTGTCGGGCGGGCAGTTCGCCGGCGCCGCCAACCCGGTGGAATCGGCGCGCTACCAGGCGCTGCTGCACCGCCCCGAGTGGCGCGACGCGCGCGGCTACGTGATCCCCAGCGACCAGGCGGACTTTGCCACGGCCGGCAAGTTCATCGACGCGCTGCGCGAGAACGGCGTGGAGGTGCAGCGGGCCACGGCGCCGTTCACCGTGGCGGGCAAGCGGTACGCGGCGGGATCGTACGTGGTGATGGCGGCGCAGCCGTTTCGCCCGCACGTGATGGACATGTTCGAGCCGCAGGACCATCCCAACGACTTTCTGTACCAGGGCGGCCCGCCCATTCCCCCGTATGACAACGCGGGATGGACGCTGGCCTACCAGATGGGCGTGAAGTTCGACCGCGTGCTGGAAGGCTTCAGCGGCCCGTTCCAGCCGGTGACGGAGTGGAACGTGCCCCGCCCCGCCGGCCGCGTGGCTTCCGGGAGCGGCGGATGGATTCTGACGGCGCGGCAGAACGATGCCTTCACGGCCGTCAACCGGCTGCTGGCGTCGGGGCAGGAAGTGTGGCGCGTGCGGCAGGCGGCGCGCGGCGCGCAGGCGGGCGACTTCTGGGTCAGCGGCAGCGTACCGCGCGCCCAGGTGCAGGCGCTGGCCGATTCGCTGGGGCTGACCGTGGGCACCGGCGCGCGCCCGTCCGGCGCCACGCGGCTGCGGCCGCTGCGCATCGCGCTGTGGGACCGCTACGGCGGCAGCATGCCCAGCGGCTGGACGCGGTGGATCTTTGAGCAGTTCGGCTTTCCGTACCAGCAGGTGTTTCAGCAGGAGCTGGACGCGGGGAACCTGAACCCGAAGTACGACGTCATCGTCTTTGTGGACGGCGCCATTCCGGAGCGCGATCCGCGCGGAGGCACCAACGCCTTCATGCCGGACCCGGCCACGCTGCCGGCGGAACTGCGCACGCAGGTGGGCAACGTCACCATCGAGCGCACGGTGCCCAAGATCCGCGAGTTCCTGGAGAACGGCGGCACAGTGCTCACCATTGGCTCCAGCACCGCGCTGGCCCGCCACCTGGGGCTGCCGGTGGAAGACGCCATGGTGGAGGCGGGGCAGAACGGCGAGCAGCGCCACCTGCCGCGCGAAAAGTTCTTCATCCCCGGCTCGCTGCTGCAGGTGCGGGTCGACAACACGGCGCCGGTGGCGTGGGGGATGGAAACGCAGGCGGACGTGATGTTCGACGACTCGCCGGTGTTCCGGCTGGGCGCGGACGCGGCGTCGCGCGGCGTGCGGCGGGTGGCGTGGTACGATTCGGCGACGCCGCTGCGCAGCGGATGGGCGTGGGGGCAGCAGTACCTGCAGAACGGCGCGGCGGTCGTGTCGGCCGACGTGGGCCGGGGGACGCTGTACCTGTTCGGGCCGGAGATCGCGTTCCGTGCGCAGCCGCACGGCACGTTCAAGCTGCTGTTCAACGGCCTGTACGAGTCCGTTTCCAAGCCCGCCGTGCAGTAACCGGCGAGGTTGATCCGATCGAAGCAGCCCCCCGGCGCAGGTTTGCCGGGGGGCTGCTTCGATCGGGCAGAGAACAGACAGTCTCACACAGAGTTAACAGAGTTCACAGTTAAAACCGTTGTTCTCTGTTGACTCCGTTAACTCTGTGTGATGCATTCCGTTGCTGTTCCTCGCCCCGGTGTGGACCAACAATGTGTCCGGGCGCGATCTATCCTGAGCAAATGAATCCGCCGCTCCAGAAGCGGGAACCCCCGACTCGCGGCCGCTGTCGCGTCCACGATCGGGGCTTCAACTGCGTCGGAACTGCATCCGTGCACCGTGCTCCGCCACCACACCACATGATGTCATCCTGAGTGAGCGTACGCCGGGCTCTCCGCCCGCACCAGCTCATGCGCGAGTGAAGGATCTACCATCCGCCGAGCCATCTACGCGGCGCGCACGAACCTCGCCCCGGATGCAGTTGAAGCCCCGAACGGTGCGCGAATAGCGCCGTGTCGGGGGTTCCCGCTGTTTGAGCGCGGATTCATTCTCTCTAGATAAATTGGTCGGACTCCCGTGCGTTGCGCGAGCCCGCCTTTGCTTTCTATCCCGCGCTGGATGCACTCCCGTGACTGAATACGATCCCGCCGCGCCGGTGCGCTTTCCGCGCAGCCTCATCGCCTGCTGGTACGACGGCGCGACCGATGGTTTTCTGGAAGCGGAGCCCGGCCGCCACGTCTATGATTTCCGCATGGTCGCGTGGGATGACGGGCAGGACTCGCGCATCTACGTCCTGCGGCCGCTCCCGGCGAAGATGGATGATCTCGCCGCCGCGTTCTTCGGCGCGGCATTCCAGCTGGACGGCTGGCGTGTGCTGATGGCGGAAGATCCCGGCGACCTGAGTCTTGATCGCGAGTACTTCCAATCCACCGGCCCGCCCGCGTTCGTTGTGCTGTCGGATGACTGCCTGACGACGGTGTCGGGTGTCCTGCGCGTCACCGGCGGGAACCGCGCGGAAATCGAGTCGTGGCTGCTGGATGAGCCCGGTGACCAGGACGGGTTCTCCTACTCGGATCTGCCCTTTGCGCACTGGGCTGCGCTCTTCCGCTGATGGGCAGCCGGCAACTCGGACCCCTGCGCGGTCCGATCCCGTTCGTGCTGGTCGCCGTACGGAGTTGCGCCTCGATCCTGGGATGCGTGAGCGGGTGAATCCGCCGTAACAGCTGCGGAAAGCCTCACAAACAGACGCAAAGCTTCACCTGCACGGACACCCCGGATCCCGGTATGAATCCTCCCCTCTCCGTGCGTCTGTTTGCACGGGGAGGGGCCGGGGGAGGGGCCTCCCAGCCCGGCGATGAGCAAAGCATTCGACGCGGGACGACCATCACCGGCCGCTGCGGACCTTTCTTGATCGCGACCGGCGGACTCAGCCGAGCAGGCGGATGGCGAGGCCGCAGAGGGCGGCGCCGGTGAGCACGGCGGGGATGCCGGCGCGAAAGCGGAAGATGGCGACTGCCGCGGCGATGGCGATCACCAGCGGCGCGATCTGCAGCGAGCGCACGTCGGGGAAGGCGATGCGCAGGCCGAGCGGCGCCACGTCCATCATCCTCCCGAACAGCACGTGGAGCGCGAACCACAGCG includes:
- a CDS encoding YsnF/AvaK domain-containing protein: MANEHANGGGTEDVRGWLVIAGDGTMLGTVADMVAGPGAAGPDFLAIALDASVARRPGGKTVYVPSSAVRLDPVVSRVHLDGVTGEAAARLPAEPTAGPVPELHSADAAIGAPAAAERVVDGEARIVVSEEQLQVGKRIVEAGEVRIRKHVEAEQVRESISVMREDVTVERRPVPAGVGLEPRTEGDTLYVPIVEEELVVTKRLVAREELVIRKRQVMEEQVIEETLHHERAEVLGPDDVDQTPR
- a CDS encoding menaquinone biosynthetic enzyme MqnA/MqnD family protein, producing the protein MDDEDAPLRLGHITYSNCFPVHAGLIDRGPPAGVRITEGVPSYLNGLLDRGEIDVAPCSSIEFARHAGDYRVLPDFVIGSRGPVRSIQFLTRRPPEQLDGCTVAMPTASATSVVLLKVLLRVRWGVQPEFVWFDQATEDPFAAGAEGALFIGDVALRADLFPDVPTRFDLGAEWMAHTGLPFAFAVWQAGGGTDAQLRDLHAALLESRAYGLANRAELARRYAEHFGFSAEFLDRYWADLSYELDEPMLRGLNHFYELAAQIGEIPSQPEIRFVDVAG
- a CDS encoding M14 family metallopeptidase — protein: MIPSTIRRGASAAVVALALAGAARAAAQQTLTTPEQQFGHQIGADYVLPNYQQLVEYWRKLDGQSDRMRVMSIGRTAEGREQVMAIVSSPQNLRDAERYRDISRTLAMGRVDSTTAARLAADGKAIVWIDGGLHASEVLGAQQLMETVWQLISRDDAETRRILDDVIILAVHANPDGMELVSNWYTRNPNPQQRTMAGIPRLYQKYIGHDNNRDFYASTQPETENMNRVMYHEWLPQIVYNHHQTGPTGTVMFAPPFRDPFNFNYDPLIVSGIDMVGAAMQNRFLAEDKPGVTQRKGSNYSTWWNGGLRTTAYFHNMIGLLTETIGNPTPMDVAFVPARQIPSGDLPSPVAPQQWHFRRSIDYSITANYAVLDYASRYRQTLLTNMWRMARNSVQRGQRDEWTVMPRHVDSVRAAIAAERGAAPGEANAVMVSGGQFAGAANPVESARYQALLHRPEWRDARGYVIPSDQADFATAGKFIDALRENGVEVQRATAPFTVAGKRYAAGSYVVMAAQPFRPHVMDMFEPQDHPNDFLYQGGPPIPPYDNAGWTLAYQMGVKFDRVLEGFSGPFQPVTEWNVPRPAGRVASGSGGWILTARQNDAFTAVNRLLASGQEVWRVRQAARGAQAGDFWVSGSVPRAQVQALADSLGLTVGTGARPSGATRLRPLRIALWDRYGGSMPSGWTRWIFEQFGFPYQQVFQQELDAGNLNPKYDVIVFVDGAIPERDPRGGTNAFMPDPATLPAELRTQVGNVTIERTVPKIREFLENGGTVLTIGSSTALARHLGLPVEDAMVEAGQNGEQRHLPREKFFIPGSLLQVRVDNTAPVAWGMETQADVMFDDSPVFRLGADAASRGVRRVAWYDSATPLRSGWAWGQQYLQNGAAVVSADVGRGTLYLFGPEIAFRAQPHGTFKLLFNGLYESVSKPAVQ